AAGCAATAATGTACAATCAAAAGAGCCTGTAAGAACACAATATATCAAGCCAGagaatgattcagatgatgataaGCCTTTGTCTCACAAGTTTCAGGTGAAGCAGCCAGTAAAAACACTTGGTACTTCACCCATGGACAGTGAAGATTCAGAAGATGAAAAACCGTTAGCATTAAGATGCCAGCCAAATGGATTGATTAAGAAAGACATCAATGGGAGAACACAGGGAGCAAAGTCCGACATGTGTTCCAAAAAAAGACCATTGGATTACCAGGAAGGTAGCAGCCAAAAATTGTCAGATTCCAAAAAGCCTAAAATACTGGGAGCATCAACTCAGACCAAAGTGAAATCAGAGTTAAATGTTAAGAAAGAGTCACATAAATACAGTGACGATGAAGATGATATTCCTATTGCTCAGCGTATGAAAAAGGAGCCAGAAGAGTACAGTGACGAAGATGATATTCCTATCGCTCAGCGTATGAAAAAGGTGCCAGATGAAGACAGTGATGAAGATGATATTCCTATTGCTCAGCGCATGAAAAATGCTTCATTGCCGAGGAATCCTTTGCCAAATTCACTTCTCCCGACAAATAAGGTTGTTAAGGATGAGAAGGTGTTCAAGgtaaaggaagagaagaaggtcAAGATAAAGGATGGGAAGAAGTTCAAGATCAAggccaaagagaaaaagaaaataacAAGCAGTTCAAGAAATTCTAAAGGTGGAAAATTGCCTCCTGGGTCTGGTGAAGGTCAGAAGTGGACAACTCTGGAGCACAATGGAGTAATTTTCCCTCCGCCTTATAAGCCACATGGGGTTAAAATGCTTTACAATGGGAAGCCAGTTGATCTTTCTCCTGAGGAAGAGGAGGTGAGATCTTGTTGCTTTTGATTTTTGCCCTTTTGTGTTTTTCTATTGTAACATGCAACCGTGTTACtgcttttttcttattttttgtaaGTGTGATTCACTGGTTTATTAaacttttttgttttttgatatatttatttacATTGTTGTCCATAATCTTGTTCAATAGTTTTAAGAATATTCAGATTCTTCTCTattttggttttgtaggttgccacTATGTTTGCTGTCATGAAAGACACAGATTATGCTACAAAGCCAAAATTCCTAGAGAACTTTTGGAGTGATTGGAAGCAAATTCTGGGGAAGAAACATGTCATCCAAAAGTTTGAACTTTGTGATTTTACCCCAATTTATGAATGGCATCTCggtgaaaaagaaaagaagaaactgATGACCACAGAGGTAAGTTAATATGCTGcatgaattttgtttatgtagTTAAATTATTTTGGCAGAAGTAGCTAAATCAATGTATAATTTTGTTTTTTTCATTAGTCTATGTTATGAGAATTTTGTTTTAATGATATTGCTGTGTTCTATGATGTTTTCATTTAGTTTATCACCTGTGCCTGTATTGTTTGGAAAGTTGCTTTCCCTTCCCTTTTTTCATTGCTCTTATCTAGATGTATGTTGCTATTTTATGTACAGCTTAGTGTAGTTTTAGCAATTTCATAGATAATGATATAAACAAAGTAAAATCACTAAGAAATCTTTACAAGTTAAatgcattttattaaaaaatttgtaGCAATATATAGgtagaaaatttgatttttttaaaggaAATAGAATTCTTCATTGTATGcaagcttctggatttgattgtgtataagattttttaatcatcaacattttggatcacactccgtgatccattaTCAGGATGTATGAGAGTTCAAGGAACATAGAATTCTTTTGCAATATTGTATTTTACAAATTTATGCAAATAGACAAGGGCTAGAGTTGCTAAATTATGAAACCTCTTTCCATTTATACAATGTTTTTTATTTGTTTGAACATCTTGTTGATACAATGTTGTcttcaatcatcctttatcattacTCTTTGTATTTATCATTTTTCTTGGCTAGTCCATTGGTTTGGATTGCAAGTCTGTGTAAATGAAGTGTGCAGTTGTAATCTATGTTCTACTTTTTGTTAGTATTAAAGGATGATTATTCATGATTCAGATGTAACTGCTATTAGCACTGTGTATCTATCATGTGGAAGAATTTTAATGCAACTTAGCCACGCCTTATCCATCAGCAACTGACATGTTTTgttgttatgttgttttgatttgaATATTGAGCATATACTTATAAGATTGTGGTGttaatgcaggaaaagaagcaatTAAAAGAAGAAAAACTAAAACAAGAGGAAAAATACATGTGGGCTGTTGTCGATGGAGTGAAAGAGAAGGTCTGCAATTCATTTTTATTGATGATAAGTAGATTATTACAAAATCTTGTTTTTTCATTCCTTTTCATTTGCCTTTCTGGTGAAGAAGATTTTTCATTTGCGTTGTTGCAGGTTGGCAACTTCAGAGTTGAACCCCCTGGGTTGTTCCGTGGCCGGGGAGAGCATCCAAAGGTTTGATTTTTGATTATAAAAAAAACTCAGAATGCTAAATTTTGAGATGCTTTTGGCCCTTTTAGGGCTGGAATTCTTTTACTGGCAGTCATCTTTTCTTTCTGAATCTTTTGTCAGTACTACAGCAATAAAAGTTTCTTGTACCTATTCTTAGATGGGTAAATTGAAGACGCGCATCAACCCAGAGGATATTACTATTAACATTGGGAAGAATGCTTCCATTCCAGAATGTCCTATTCCAGGCCACAGGTTATATAATATTAATGTGTTGTTTATTGCTAATTGCTTTCATCAGTGATATCTATTTTTGGTATACACGGCTAAACATATGAACCTTTTTTCTTGGTTCTAAGTACGAATTTTGGGCTATTTCCTCCATACAGGTGGAAGGAGGTCAGGCATGACAACACTGTCACATGGCTGGCTTTTTGGAATGACCCAATTAATCCCAAGGAATTTAAGTATGTATTTTTAGCTGCCAGTAGTTCTCTAAAAGGTCAGAGTGACAGGGAGAAGTATGAGAAGGCAAGAATGCTTAAGGTAATTTGCCTCTCTTGTGCTTGCTGAATTTTGGTTACCTTTTTTGGAACAAATAATCAATCTGACATTTATTGTTTTGGTATCCAATAAATGCTGTGATGCAACGGATTTTTTTCTGTGTTTGTGCAGGATTACATAGATAATATTCGAGACACATACACAAAACATTTCAAATCACAAGATAGAACTAAGAGACAAATTGCAGTTGCCACTTATCTTATTGATAGGCTTGCTCTGAGGGCTGGCAATGAGAAGGTGATCTAGTAAAGGATGCTTAGTTTCTACTATAGATTTGTATTTACATGAACACTCTTGAATTGATATTGCTGTGTGTGCTTTCATTAACGCTTAAAAAATGCGGCTGCTGCATCATTGGGCTTGAACAGGGCAGTTAGCTACAATTTATGTGTACTAATCTGTAGAAAACAGGCCAGTAATTCATTTGACTTACAATGTATAGATAAACAATCATTGGGGCTGTCTCTCTCTTTATATGGCTTTATCCAATAGTGTCCTGTGCTCTTAAGGTTGAACAGTGACTGAGGATATGAATACCTCTCACTTTATTTATTTCACTCTGTCGGATGTGGCACAGCTTCAGACTATTCCATGTACACTTGTTATTTTGATTTATTTCATGTAACTTTTGCATTTTATTAGAGCTGGCTAACTGTTGGACAATTTTTCAACTAGTTAACTTGGTAAAAATTAGCCAATTGAAGAAATATTTCCCTGATAAGACTATCAActtttcattgatttattttgagGCTTTTTCTTGCTTGTGGAAAAGTTTTGGTATGTAGATACCAGGAGTCTAGGACAGGTTGTGTATGCAATGTGTTATCAGATTTAGCGATTTTTTTTTTGGCCGTACAGAGTAATTATTAATCTAGTATTATTTAACTTTGTGTAAGAAGTGAAAGTTAGATGTTCTCTCTTTATTGATTTAACTATTTTGGTATAACATTTCTAATTTTTTCTTGAATTATAGGATGATGATGAGGCTGACACAGTGGGTTGTTGTACACTGAAAGTGGAAAATGTGAAATTACTTCCTCCAAAGTCGCTCCAGGTGAGATGATAACTGTAATTTTTATGTCTTGTGCTTTAAGATTGGTTATCAGCAATTTCATAAGCAACAAATGAAATAAATGAGTAGTTGCTTTTCTAAAGCTTCTGATGGATGATGCCTTTTCTTTCAGTTTGACTTTCTAGGTAAAGATTCTATCCGATACTTCAATACGGTTGAGGTTGATGAACGGGTCTACATTGCTATTGATCATTTTAAAAAAGGTACTTCTGTTTTACATGATGCTAAATTGTGTTGTACTATGGCTTTTTTAAGTTTTTTATGAGGTAAACCAATTTCGTTTTTTTCTTATAACTTTTCTTGTATGCTTAAGGTAAAAAGGATGGAGATGATTTATTTGATAAGCTGGATACAAGTAAACTGAATGCTCATCTCAAGGAAATAATGCCCGGCCTCACAGCAAAAGTCTTCAGAACATATAATGCCTCCATCACATTGGACAGACTGGTATGTGCTGCATTATATAAAGATAGTCCTGCCTTAATGCACACATGGATCAGATGAAATTATGTACGTGAATATCAGATTTAATTACATTAAGATTCCCAAAGCTCCTAGAATCCAACAAGAGCCCCATGGCCTCTAGTGTTTGCACCCCAGTAATTTGCATGAATGCTGCATCATATTTCAATTACTACATCACAGACCATAGCCTGATGAATGGTTTGGCATATGCTAGTACTTAAGCTTCATATCAAAGGTATTTTTtctgtctacaaatacttcatttgtCAACCAATATGCACTAACGAAGTGCATTGTT
This genomic stretch from Cryptomeria japonica chromosome 8, Sugi_1.0, whole genome shotgun sequence harbors:
- the LOC131059996 gene encoding DNA topoisomerase 1 alpha — translated: MIPERSELAAEMLHTRNDETYMPKRQRIDDALDQNSRKKMDGFSNDDDDSPIVFKRNVTSKQKPTNCSQNNTSSVTSQRHGPFTSPVPKDSFHAVSSHSVQKAAVNSNKAPVSRSSPSQPSNSSSASLTASASKSPPFKHVSYSANKHANSDQRPRQKVPNDTETKSLKDSFFGSEDDSEDDKPLSRRIPVSSRGDTLNKNISSHPASNNVQSKEPVRTQYIKPENDSDDDKPLSHKFQVKQPVKTLGTSPMDSEDSEDEKPLALRCQPNGLIKKDINGRTQGAKSDMCSKKRPLDYQEGSSQKLSDSKKPKILGASTQTKVKSELNVKKESHKYSDDEDDIPIAQRMKKEPEEYSDEDDIPIAQRMKKVPDEDSDEDDIPIAQRMKNASLPRNPLPNSLLPTNKVVKDEKVFKVKEEKKVKIKDGKKFKIKAKEKKKITSSSRNSKGGKLPPGSGEGQKWTTLEHNGVIFPPPYKPHGVKMLYNGKPVDLSPEEEEVATMFAVMKDTDYATKPKFLENFWSDWKQILGKKHVIQKFELCDFTPIYEWHLGEKEKKKLMTTEEKKQLKEEKLKQEEKYMWAVVDGVKEKVGNFRVEPPGLFRGRGEHPKMGKLKTRINPEDITINIGKNASIPECPIPGHRWKEVRHDNTVTWLAFWNDPINPKEFKYVFLAASSSLKGQSDREKYEKARMLKDYIDNIRDTYTKHFKSQDRTKRQIAVATYLIDRLALRAGNEKDDDEADTVGCCTLKVENVKLLPPKSLQFDFLGKDSIRYFNTVEVDERVYIAIDHFKKGKKDGDDLFDKLDTSKLNAHLKEIMPGLTAKVFRTYNASITLDRLLQDTTGSVSPEKIADYQRANKEVAILCNHQRSVSKSHSAQMDKLSGKMTELEDLLKELEIDWSRAKKGKPPLNDAEGKPKRNLSPEVLEKKIEQTKVKIGKMELNMRIKDDLKTVALGTSKINYLDPRISVAWCKRHEVPIEKIFNKSLLAKFSWAMDVEPDYRF